A genomic window from Triticum urartu cultivar G1812 chromosome 7, Tu2.1, whole genome shotgun sequence includes:
- the LOC125519948 gene encoding chaperone protein dnaJ 1, mitochondrial isoform X2, which produces MGRFGWLRLASRSLARRSGEASAQRSAWIRPSTPCTSSGADRCYGRSTFISSVPSRFFHSTGQRYSMDKDYYKVLGVTKDASQDDIKKAFQSLAKKYHPDTNRGNTAAKRMFQEVRDAYETLRDPSKRQQYDMLFSGGSAANSTRGRGEFDGSYQDPFSRFNKQNDDPFAQFYRQNDGPFSNQFYKVFSEVFQHDVDVHASDIEIELNLSFGEAAKGCTKEVPFSAKNLCYSCDGRGYLANARKYVCPSCKGAGKVSMYPFTSICTTCRGFGKVIKDHCLTCKGAGVVDGMKYANVIIPAGVDSGDTIHVREAGNSGGRGAIPGSLYIKLRVASDPVFVRDGADVHVDKKISFTQAMLGGKIEVPTLDGKTEIKIPKGVQPGQVVVLRGKGLELPNQAGYFGDQHVRFKIHFPLKVNERQRALLEDFAAEEATKEQSFFATGNWLYEQLSTG; this is translated from the exons ATGGGCCGGTTCGGGTGGCTCCGGCTCGCGTCGAGGTCCCTCGCGCGCCGCTCCGGCGAG GCGTCTGCGCAGAGGAGCGCATGGATTCGGCCGTCTACAC CTTGCACCTCTAGTGGTGCTGATAGATGCTATGGTCGATCAACATTTATATCATCTGTGCCGAGCAGGTTCTTTCATTCCACAG GTCAGCGTTATTCGATGGACAAGGACTATTACAAGGTTCTTGGTGTGACTAAAGATGCCTCACAAGATGACATAAAAAAGGCTTTTCAATCT CTTGCAAAGAAGTACCATCCAGACACAAATAGAGGAAATACTGCTGCGAAAAGGATGTTTCAGGAAGTAAGAGACGCATACGAG ACTCTTCGGGATCCTTCAAAGAGACAGCAATATGATATG CTATTTTCTGGAGGGTCAGCTGCAAATTCCACAAGGGGTAGGGGGGAGTTCGATGGATCCTATCAAGATCCATTTTCAAGATTCAACAAACAGAACGACGACCCTTTTGCACAATTCTACAGACAAAATGATGGTCCTTTTTCTAATCAGTTTTACAAAGTATTCTCAGAG GTTTTCCAGCATGATGTAGATGTACATGCCAGTGACATTGAG ATAGAGCTGAATCTGTCTTTTGGCGAAGCTGCTAAAGGATGTACGAAGGAAGTTCCCTTCAGTGCAAAGAATCTTTGCTACTCATGTG ATGGGAGAGGATACTTGGCCAATGCAAGAAAATATGTTTGCCCTTCTTGTAAAGGTGCAGGAAAA GTTAGTATGTATCCGTTCACATCCATTTGTACTACTTGCAGAGGCTTCGGGAAAGTGATTAAG GATCACTGCCTAACATGCAAAGGTGCAGGGGTGGTAGATGGTATGAAATATGCAAACGTGATCATTCCAGCAG GAGTTGATTCTGGTGATACAATTCATGTACGGGAGGCTGGAAATAGCGGTGGACGTGGAGCCATACCTGGAAGTCTATACATTAAGCTTCGA GTAGCAAGTGATCCAGTATTTGTTCGAgatggtgctgatgtacatgtgGACAAAAAGATAAGCTTCACACAG GCAATGCTTGGTGGAAAAATCGAAGTACCCACTTTAGACGGTAAAACAGAAATTAAG ATACCCAAAGGAGTTCAACCAGGGCAAGTTGTCGTTTTAAGGGGGAAAG GATTGGAATTGCCAAACCAGGCAGGATATTTCGGAGACCAACATGTCCGTTTCAAAATACATTTTCCGTT GAAAGTTAACGAACGTCAGCGTGCACTGTTGGAAGACTTTGCAGCAGAGGAAGCCACTAAGGAACAGAGTTTTTTTGCAACAGGAAACTG GCTTTACGAGCAGCTATCTACTGGTTGA
- the LOC125519947 gene encoding probable glucan 1,3-beta-glucosidase A isoform X2, which produces MGLPHAGVLIFGLLSVFQLSHSSSDKDDFTKVRAVNLGGWLVVEGWIKPSLFDGIPNGDMLDGVQVQLKSVALQKYVSAVGGGGGNVAVDQDAASTWETFKLWRVSDSEFQFRCLNGQFLTASNQDVISATTDSPGDSETFYIERNNSMLHIKLSNGSYLQPGWGDDMATFQMTIAANNLHGDYQLANGYGPVQAKAVLTEHRKSFVTGNDFFLLSQNSINAVRIPVGWWIAYDPDPPAPFIGGSLEYLDRAFYWAQVYGLKCIIDLHAAPGSQNGMEHSASRDGSVDWPSEVNIQKTLDVIKFLAQRYADDPSLLGIELLNEPSAGAVPLDTLVSYYKKGYKIVRSYSETAYVIFCQRIGNADPMELYQADLGPTNTVVDLHYYNLFDPYYEKLNATENIQFVYEKRLPQVRALNGANGPLVFVGEWVNEWNVANASQIQYRSFGKAQLEVFGEASFGWSYWTVRCNSVHWDYEWNVRNRYLIIGGSPLQRASYTMLVAGCLMYLLLLTLIQ; this is translated from the exons ATGGGGCTCCCCCACGCCGGCGTCCTGATCTTTGGTCTTCTGTCCGTGTTCCAACTGTCGCATTCGTCATCAG ACAAGGACGACTTCACCAAGGTCAGGGCGGTGAACCTGGGAGGCTGGCTGGTGGTGGAGGGGTGGATCAAGCCTTCCTTGTTTGATGGCATCCCAAATGGGGACATGCTG GATGGCGTGCAGGTGCAGCTCAAGTCTGTTGCTCTCCAGAAGTACGTGAGTGCAGTTGGTGGTGGCGGTGGAAATGTGGCCGTGGACCAGGATGCTGCTTCGACATGGGAGACTTTCAAG CTGTGGAGAGTTTCTGATAGTGAATTTCAGTTCCGATGCCTCAATGGTCAGTTCTTGACAGCAAGTAATCAGGATGTGATCTCAGCAACTACAGATTCACCAGGAGACTCCGAAACATTTTATATCGAACGGAATAATTCAATGCTTCATATCAAGCTTTCAAATGGGAGCTATTTGCAG CCTGGATGGGGTGATGATATGGCAACATTCCAGATGACAATAGCTGCCAACAACTTGCATGGAGATTACCAGCTTGCTAATGGGTATGGACCTGTGCAGGCAAAAGCAGTCTTGACT GAACACCGAAAGAGCTTTGTTACTGGAAATGATTTCTTTCTCCTCTCGCAAAACAGTATAAATGCAGTCAGGATTCCAGTTGGATGGTGGATTGCGTATGATCCTGATCCACCCGCTCCATTTATTGGTGGCTCCCTTGAGTACCTTGATAGAGCATTCTACTGGGCACA GGTTTATGGCTTGAAGTGCATCATCGATCTTCATGCGGCTCCTGGATCTCAAAACGGAATGGAGCACAGTGCTAGCAGGGATGGTTCAGTAGATTGGCCTTCAGAGGTTAACATACAGAAGACTCTGGATGTCATTAAATTTTTAGCTCAAAG GTATGCAGACGATCCCTCGCTTCTTGGTATCGAGCTTCTGAATGAGCCTTCTGCAGGAGCAGTCCCACTGGATACTCTTGTGTCGTATTACAAAAAAGGCTACAAAATTGTACGAAGTTATTCGGAGACAGCTTATGTTATATTCTGCCAGAGGATAGGGAATGCAGACCCAATGGAGCTTTATCAGGCTGACCTGGGACCAACTAACACTGTTGTTGATTTGCATTACTACAATTTGTTTGATCCTTATTATGAGAAGCTTAACGCAACAGAGAACATACAGTTTGTTTATGAAAAAAGACTGCCTCAAGTGCGGGCCTTGAACGGCGCAAATGGACCTCTTGTTTTTGTCG GAGAGTGGGTGAATGAATGGAATGTGGCAAACGCTTCACAAATTCAATACCGATCTTTTGGAAAAGCTCAATTGGAGGTCTTTGGAGAAGCCTCCTTTGGCTGGTCTTATTGGACAGTCAGGTGCAACAGTGTGCACTGGGATTATGAATGGAACGTAAGGAATCGGTATCTTATTATTG GGGGGTCGCCATTGCAAAGAGCAAGTTACACGATGCTTGTGGCAGGATGTCTTATGTATCTTTTGTTATTGACGTTGATACAATAA
- the LOC125519947 gene encoding probable glucan 1,3-beta-glucosidase A isoform X1, which translates to MGLPHAGVLIFGLLSVFQLSHSSSDKDDFTKVRAVNLGGWLVVEGWIKPSLFDGIPNGDMLDGVQVQLKSVALQKYVSAVGGGGGNVAVDQDAASTWETFKLWRVSDSEFQFRCLNGQFLTASNQDVISATTDSPGDSETFYIERNNSMLHIKLSNGSYLQVTNNNQLTSNYHSQPGWGDDMATFQMTIAANNLHGDYQLANGYGPVQAKAVLTEHRKSFVTGNDFFLLSQNSINAVRIPVGWWIAYDPDPPAPFIGGSLEYLDRAFYWAQVYGLKCIIDLHAAPGSQNGMEHSASRDGSVDWPSEVNIQKTLDVIKFLAQRYADDPSLLGIELLNEPSAGAVPLDTLVSYYKKGYKIVRSYSETAYVIFCQRIGNADPMELYQADLGPTNTVVDLHYYNLFDPYYEKLNATENIQFVYEKRLPQVRALNGANGPLVFVGEWVNEWNVANASQIQYRSFGKAQLEVFGEASFGWSYWTVRCNSVHWDYEWNVRNRYLIIGGSPLQRASYTMLVAGCLMYLLLLTLIQ; encoded by the exons ATGGGGCTCCCCCACGCCGGCGTCCTGATCTTTGGTCTTCTGTCCGTGTTCCAACTGTCGCATTCGTCATCAG ACAAGGACGACTTCACCAAGGTCAGGGCGGTGAACCTGGGAGGCTGGCTGGTGGTGGAGGGGTGGATCAAGCCTTCCTTGTTTGATGGCATCCCAAATGGGGACATGCTG GATGGCGTGCAGGTGCAGCTCAAGTCTGTTGCTCTCCAGAAGTACGTGAGTGCAGTTGGTGGTGGCGGTGGAAATGTGGCCGTGGACCAGGATGCTGCTTCGACATGGGAGACTTTCAAG CTGTGGAGAGTTTCTGATAGTGAATTTCAGTTCCGATGCCTCAATGGTCAGTTCTTGACAGCAAGTAATCAGGATGTGATCTCAGCAACTACAGATTCACCAGGAGACTCCGAAACATTTTATATCGAACGGAATAATTCAATGCTTCATATCAAGCTTTCAAATGGGAGCTATTTGCAG GTCACAAATAACAATCAGCTTACTTCAAATTATCATTCCCAGCCTGGATGGGGTGATGATATGGCAACATTCCAGATGACAATAGCTGCCAACAACTTGCATGGAGATTACCAGCTTGCTAATGGGTATGGACCTGTGCAGGCAAAAGCAGTCTTGACT GAACACCGAAAGAGCTTTGTTACTGGAAATGATTTCTTTCTCCTCTCGCAAAACAGTATAAATGCAGTCAGGATTCCAGTTGGATGGTGGATTGCGTATGATCCTGATCCACCCGCTCCATTTATTGGTGGCTCCCTTGAGTACCTTGATAGAGCATTCTACTGGGCACA GGTTTATGGCTTGAAGTGCATCATCGATCTTCATGCGGCTCCTGGATCTCAAAACGGAATGGAGCACAGTGCTAGCAGGGATGGTTCAGTAGATTGGCCTTCAGAGGTTAACATACAGAAGACTCTGGATGTCATTAAATTTTTAGCTCAAAG GTATGCAGACGATCCCTCGCTTCTTGGTATCGAGCTTCTGAATGAGCCTTCTGCAGGAGCAGTCCCACTGGATACTCTTGTGTCGTATTACAAAAAAGGCTACAAAATTGTACGAAGTTATTCGGAGACAGCTTATGTTATATTCTGCCAGAGGATAGGGAATGCAGACCCAATGGAGCTTTATCAGGCTGACCTGGGACCAACTAACACTGTTGTTGATTTGCATTACTACAATTTGTTTGATCCTTATTATGAGAAGCTTAACGCAACAGAGAACATACAGTTTGTTTATGAAAAAAGACTGCCTCAAGTGCGGGCCTTGAACGGCGCAAATGGACCTCTTGTTTTTGTCG GAGAGTGGGTGAATGAATGGAATGTGGCAAACGCTTCACAAATTCAATACCGATCTTTTGGAAAAGCTCAATTGGAGGTCTTTGGAGAAGCCTCCTTTGGCTGGTCTTATTGGACAGTCAGGTGCAACAGTGTGCACTGGGATTATGAATGGAACGTAAGGAATCGGTATCTTATTATTG GGGGGTCGCCATTGCAAAGAGCAAGTTACACGATGCTTGTGGCAGGATGTCTTATGTATCTTTTGTTATTGACGTTGATACAATAA
- the LOC125519948 gene encoding chaperone protein dnaJ 1, mitochondrial isoform X1: MGRFGWLRLASRSLARRSGEASAQRSAWIRPSTPCTSSGADRCYGRSTFISSVPSRFFHSTGQRYSMDKDYYKVLGVTKDASQDDIKKAFQSLAKKYHPDTNRGNTAAKRMFQEVRDAYETLRDPSKRQQYDMLFSGGSAANSTRGRGEFDGSYQDPFSRFNKQNDDPFAQFYRQNDGPFSNQFYKVFSEVFQHDVDVHASDIEIELNLSFGEAAKGCTKEVPFSAKNLCYSCDGRGYLANARKYVCPSCKGAGKVSMYPFTSICTTCRGFGKVIKDHCLTCKGAGVVDGMKYANVIIPAGVDSGDTIHVREAGNSGGRGAIPGSLYIKLRVASDPVFVRDGADVHVDKKISFTQAMLGGKIEVPTLDGKTEIKIPKGVQPGQVVVLRGKGLELPNQAGYFGDQHVRFKIHFPLKVNERQRALLEDFAAEEATKEQSFFATGNWSELIVENMKSQNFMIGLGFVMLIYLMLSKAVS, encoded by the exons ATGGGCCGGTTCGGGTGGCTCCGGCTCGCGTCGAGGTCCCTCGCGCGCCGCTCCGGCGAG GCGTCTGCGCAGAGGAGCGCATGGATTCGGCCGTCTACAC CTTGCACCTCTAGTGGTGCTGATAGATGCTATGGTCGATCAACATTTATATCATCTGTGCCGAGCAGGTTCTTTCATTCCACAG GTCAGCGTTATTCGATGGACAAGGACTATTACAAGGTTCTTGGTGTGACTAAAGATGCCTCACAAGATGACATAAAAAAGGCTTTTCAATCT CTTGCAAAGAAGTACCATCCAGACACAAATAGAGGAAATACTGCTGCGAAAAGGATGTTTCAGGAAGTAAGAGACGCATACGAG ACTCTTCGGGATCCTTCAAAGAGACAGCAATATGATATG CTATTTTCTGGAGGGTCAGCTGCAAATTCCACAAGGGGTAGGGGGGAGTTCGATGGATCCTATCAAGATCCATTTTCAAGATTCAACAAACAGAACGACGACCCTTTTGCACAATTCTACAGACAAAATGATGGTCCTTTTTCTAATCAGTTTTACAAAGTATTCTCAGAG GTTTTCCAGCATGATGTAGATGTACATGCCAGTGACATTGAG ATAGAGCTGAATCTGTCTTTTGGCGAAGCTGCTAAAGGATGTACGAAGGAAGTTCCCTTCAGTGCAAAGAATCTTTGCTACTCATGTG ATGGGAGAGGATACTTGGCCAATGCAAGAAAATATGTTTGCCCTTCTTGTAAAGGTGCAGGAAAA GTTAGTATGTATCCGTTCACATCCATTTGTACTACTTGCAGAGGCTTCGGGAAAGTGATTAAG GATCACTGCCTAACATGCAAAGGTGCAGGGGTGGTAGATGGTATGAAATATGCAAACGTGATCATTCCAGCAG GAGTTGATTCTGGTGATACAATTCATGTACGGGAGGCTGGAAATAGCGGTGGACGTGGAGCCATACCTGGAAGTCTATACATTAAGCTTCGA GTAGCAAGTGATCCAGTATTTGTTCGAgatggtgctgatgtacatgtgGACAAAAAGATAAGCTTCACACAG GCAATGCTTGGTGGAAAAATCGAAGTACCCACTTTAGACGGTAAAACAGAAATTAAG ATACCCAAAGGAGTTCAACCAGGGCAAGTTGTCGTTTTAAGGGGGAAAG GATTGGAATTGCCAAACCAGGCAGGATATTTCGGAGACCAACATGTCCGTTTCAAAATACATTTTCCGTT GAAAGTTAACGAACGTCAGCGTGCACTGTTGGAAGACTTTGCAGCAGAGGAAGCCACTAAGGAACAGAGTTTTTTTGCAACAGGAAACTG GTCGGAGCTTATTGTTGAAAATATGAAGAGCCAAAATTTCATGATCGGGCTTGGTTTTGTCATGCTGATCTATCTGATGCTTAGCAAGGCTGTGAGTTAA